The Lysinibacillus timonensis nucleotide sequence AGTTATTACAGCAAGTTGGAATTCGAAACCCAACACAAGTTGCGAAACAATTCCCTCATCAATTATCAGGGGGAATGAGACAAAGGGTCATGATTGCCATGGCCATTTCATGCAAACCTCAAATTATTATTGCGGATGAACCGACCACTGCGTTGGATGTAACGATACAATCACAAATCTTAGATTTACTAGTACAGCTACAAAATGAAACTGGAGCCGGCATTCTGTTAATTACGCATGACCTAGGTGTCGTTGCCGAAGTTGCTCATCGAGTTGCCGTAATGTATGCAGGTCAAATTATCGAAGTGGCTACAGTAGAAGAGCTTTTTCGTCATCCTAAACATCCATATACTCGTTCTTTATTTAATTCTGTACCACAGATGAATGGAGAAAATCATCGATTAAATGTAATAGAAGGGATTGTTCCCTCTTTGACTAATCTACCAAGAGAAGGTTGTCGATTTGCACCGCGTATTCCTTGGATTTCAAACTTGGCACATGAAGACCAACCAACATTACATGAAGTCTCGCCGGACCATTTTGTGAGATGTACATGCTGGCGGAATTTTACACCACGTTAACGGAGACTAAGCATATGACCAACATTATTTTTCTAGGAAGGGCGTGTCAGTTTATTTTAAATCGCTTAACCGATGTCAAAGGGGAATGTACGGTGAGTGTGGAACGTCATCCGTGTTCTTGGTTACAAATCGTATCCCCTCCTTTGTCCCGTGTTTACTTAACCAACTAACTGTAAATCGGAGCAAGAAGCTATGAATAACTTTATTGATTGCAAGTTTTATGTCACTTAATAAACAAAGGATGGAATCGCTATGTTTATGAAGATTGAGGATTTGAAAGTGTATTACCCAGTGCGCGGAGGGTTTTTTAATAGAGTAGTTGATCATATATATGCAGTTGATGGAATTAGTATGGAATTTGAGAGAGGAAAGACGTATGGATTAGTAGGAGAATCTGGTTGCGGAAAATCTACTACTGGAAAGGCTATTATAGGACTAGAAAAAATAACCTCTGGAAAAATCATTTATGAGGGAGAAGATGTCACGAATAGACAACGTAGTAGAAAATCTGCATATAACCGAGATATTCAAATGATCTTTCAAGACGCTCATTCTAGTTTAAATCCTAGAAAACGAGTTTATGAAATACTGGCTGAACCGATACGGAATTTTTTGAAGCTTACGCCATCTGAAGAAAGAAGAAGAATCCATGAACTGATTGCAATCGTAGGCATGCCAGAAGACTCAAAATATAAATACCCTCATGAGTTTTCTGGCGGTCAAAAGCAACGGCTAGGTATTGCAAGAGCAATTGCAACCAATCCAAAGTTAATTATTGCGGATGAACCTGTTTCTGCATTAGATTTATCTGTTCAAGCGCAAGTATTGAACTTTATGAAGGATATTCAATCAGAGTATGGGTTAAGCTATTTATTTATTTCACATGATTTAGGTGTTGTAAAACATATGTGTAATTACATTGCCATTATGTATAAAGGCCGATTTGTTGAAACAGGAACTAAAAGTGATATTTATCGAAATCCCCAGCATGTTTATACAAAACGTTTACTTTCAGCGATTCCGGAAGCTTCACCATTTGGGAGGGAAAGTAGAAAAAAAGAACGACTAATGGTTGAGGGATACTATAAAAAGGTACAAGACCAACTATTTGATAACAATGGACGAGTTTACGATTTAGTACCTATCACTAGGACACATTATGTAGCTGGTATGCCCTTCGTGAAGGGGGTTATTTAAAGTGTGGAAAGTAATTCTCCGTCGGTTGCTACTGATGATACCACAGTTGTTTGCTTTAAGCGTACTTGTTTTTATTTTAGCTAAGTTTATGCCTGGGGATCCTTTTACAGGGATGATTACCCCTGAGACAGATCCTGCTCGAATTGAAGAATTACGTGAAGAGGCGGGGCTTAATGACCATTGGCATGAACAATATGTTCGTTGGATAGTTAATGCTCTACATGGTGATTTTGGGAAAAGCTATACGTTTCAACGTGATGTAAGTGACCTTATCGGGGAAAGAGCTTTAAATACGTTTTGGTTATCCTTTTTAAGTGTCATTTTATTATATGTAATTGCTATTCCACTAGGTGTGCTGGCAGGGCGTTATCAAAATTCGAGATTAGATAAAACAATTGTCCTATATAGCTTTATATCCTATGCAATACCGACATTTGTTTTATCACTACTCTTTTTATACTTATTTAGTTATACGTTAGATTGGTTTCCAACAAGTGGGAGTGTAGATATTCAATACGAGGAAGGGTCATTTGCCTATTATTGGAGCAAGTTTTATCATCTAGTTCTTCCTGCAATTACGTATGCGGTTTTAGGTACAACGGGAATTATTCAGTATTTGCGCTCTGAAATTATTGATGCTAAGTCTATGGATTATGTTCGAACGGCTCGTAGTAAAGGAATTCCAATGAGAAGAGTATATACGAAACATATTATTAGAAACTCTCTACTTCCTATCGCAGCATTTTTTGGTTTTACAATTACTGGTTTGTTAGGTGGTTCCATCTTTATTGAAACGATATTCGGTTATCCAGGAATGGGACAATTATTTATTTCATCCATTACTTCTAGGGATTATAGCGTAATAACAGCACTCGTCATGTTATTTGGCTTCTTAACATTATTAGGGAGCCTATTATCAGATATTATTATGAGCATTGTAGATCCAAGAATAAGAATTGAATAGTACTAGAATCCATTGTTAGGAGAGGGGAAATATGGTCAGTTTAGTAAGTAAAAGTAGGAAAAAATATAAAATACCGAGTTCTCCACCTTCGGGAATGCATGTCGTTTTTCGAGAGTTTAAAAAGGATAAGTTAGCGTTGGTTTCACTACTAACAATTATAGGTGTTATTGCTACTGTTTTTATCTGGTCCCATTTTATCGACCAAGAATCATTAATGCGCGTCAGTTTACGAGATCGTTATGCTCCTCCAGGAGAAAAGTTTCTCCTAGGAGCTGATTCAGGGGGACGAGATATACTTGGACAACTTGTTGTAGGAGCCAAAAACTCATTAGGAATTGCCATTGCTATAACATTAATTACTGGTGTATTTGGTATTGTAGTTGGATTAATATGCGGCTACTTTGGTGGTTGGATTGATAATCTATTTATGAGATTAATTGATTTCTTCGTAACAATACCATCGCTTATGTTAATTATTGTTTTTGTCACAATTATACCAAAGTATACTGTGTTATCTTTTGTTCTTATTATGAGTATTTTTTTATGGACAGGCACTGCTAGACTTGTCCGTTCAAAAGCATTATCGGAAAGTAAACGAGATTATGTCTATGCATCGAAAACATTAGGGACAAGCGACTTAGTCATTATTTTTCGTGAAAT carries:
- a CDS encoding ABC transporter ATP-binding protein, giving the protein MKQFEELLRINDLHTAFRIQDTYYNAVDGVSIVLRKNEILAIVGESGCGKSTLATSIIGLLDQNKTRIQGEIFYKNKNLAVMTEEELNEIRGLEISMIFQDPLSALNPLMRIKDQIEEGLIYHTDLNKTERKKRVLQLLQQVGIRNPTQVAKQFPHQLSGGMRQRVMIAMAISCKPQIIIADEPTTALDVTIQSQILDLLVQLQNETGAGILLITHDLGVVAEVAHRVAVMYAGQIIEVATVEELFRHPKHPYTRSLFNSVPQMNGENHRLNVIEGIVPSLTNLPREGCRFAPRIPWISNLAHEDQPTLHEVSPDHFVRCTCWRNFTPR
- a CDS encoding ABC transporter ATP-binding protein, whose product is MFMKIEDLKVYYPVRGGFFNRVVDHIYAVDGISMEFERGKTYGLVGESGCGKSTTGKAIIGLEKITSGKIIYEGEDVTNRQRSRKSAYNRDIQMIFQDAHSSLNPRKRVYEILAEPIRNFLKLTPSEERRRIHELIAIVGMPEDSKYKYPHEFSGGQKQRLGIARAIATNPKLIIADEPVSALDLSVQAQVLNFMKDIQSEYGLSYLFISHDLGVVKHMCNYIAIMYKGRFVETGTKSDIYRNPQHVYTKRLLSAIPEASPFGRESRKKERLMVEGYYKKVQDQLFDNNGRVYDLVPITRTHYVAGMPFVKGVI
- the opp4B gene encoding oligopeptide ABC transporter permease, with protein sequence MWKVILRRLLLMIPQLFALSVLVFILAKFMPGDPFTGMITPETDPARIEELREEAGLNDHWHEQYVRWIVNALHGDFGKSYTFQRDVSDLIGERALNTFWLSFLSVILLYVIAIPLGVLAGRYQNSRLDKTIVLYSFISYAIPTFVLSLLFLYLFSYTLDWFPTSGSVDIQYEEGSFAYYWSKFYHLVLPAITYAVLGTTGIIQYLRSEIIDAKSMDYVRTARSKGIPMRRVYTKHIIRNSLLPIAAFFGFTITGLLGGSIFIETIFGYPGMGQLFISSITSRDYSVITALVMLFGFLTLLGSLLSDIIMSIVDPRIRIE
- a CDS encoding ABC transporter permease yields the protein MVSLVSKSRKKYKIPSSPPSGMHVVFREFKKDKLALVSLLTIIGVIATVFIWSHFIDQESLMRVSLRDRYAPPGEKFLLGADSGGRDILGQLVVGAKNSLGIAIAITLITGVFGIVVGLICGYFGGWIDNLFMRLIDFFVTIPSLMLIIVFVTIIPKYTVLSFVLIMSIFLWTGTARLVRSKALSESKRDYVYASKTLGTSDLVIIFREIMPNLSSILIVELTLNFAGNVGIETGLSYLGFGLPPSTPSLGTLVSYANNPLVIQQYWWVWLPASLFILIMMLAINYVGQALRRSADARQRLG